In Mastomys coucha isolate ucsf_1 unplaced genomic scaffold, UCSF_Mcou_1 pScaffold5, whole genome shotgun sequence, one genomic interval encodes:
- the Srrm2 gene encoding serine/arginine repetitive matrix protein 2 isoform X2 → MYNGIGLPTPRGSGTNGYVQRNLSLVRGRRGERPDYKGEEELRRLEAALVKRPNPDILDHERKRRVELRCLELEEMMEEQGYEEQQIQEKVATFRLMLLEKDVNPGGKEETPGQRPVVTETHQLAELNEKKNERLRAAFGISDSYVDGSSFDPQRRAREAKQMAPEPPKPYSLVRETSSSRSPTPKQKKKKKKKDRGRRSESSSPRRERKKSSKKKKHRSESESKKRKHRSPTPKSKRKSKDKKRKRSRSTTPAPKSRRAHRSTSADSASSSDTSRSRSRSAAAKIHTTALPGQSPPLASGHQGEGDAPSIEPGATNIQQPSSPAPSTKQSSSPYGDKDKKEKSAVRPSPSPERSSTGPELPAPTPLLVEQHDDSPRPLAAIPSSQEPVNPSSEASPTRGCSPPKSPEKPPQSSSSESCPPSPQPTKVSRHASSSPESLKPTPAPGSRREISSSPTSKNRSHGRAKRDKSHSHTPSHRAGRSRSPATKRGRSRSRTPTKRGHSRSRSPQWRRSRSAQRWGKSRSPQRRGRSRSPQRPGWSRSRNTQRRGRSRSARRGRSHSRSPATRGRSRSRTPSRRGRSRSRTPARRRSRSRTPTRRRSRSRTPARRGRSRSRTPARRRSRTRSPVRRRSRSRSQARRSGRSRSRTPARRSGRSRSRTPARRGRSRSRTPARRSGRSRSRTPARRGRSRSRTPARRRSRSRSLVRRGRSHSRTPQRRGRSGSSSERKNKSRTSQRRSRSNSSPEMKKSHVSSRRSRSLSSPRSKAKSLRRSLSGSSPCPKQKSQTPTRRSRSGSSPPKQKSKTPPRQSHSNSPQLKVKSGTPPRPGSVTNMQADECTATPQRQSRSESSPDGEVRSRTPSRQSCSGCSPRVKSSTPPKQSPCRSSSPQPKVKAVISPRRRSHSSSSSPSPSRVTSRTPQRKSRSVSPCPKVDSRHSHSRSSSPDTKMELGTPLRHSGSTSPYPKSMLQTPPDQHLSGSKSPCLQKSRDSPTGSSGSFPLCPGVIPSSILPGESCFSSFVQQKGHTQTWPDTSSPEVIPTHVESPLLQNKSQTSPKGSLSRSSSPVTELTARSPVKQDKSEISTEPKLKSGMSPEQNKTNPDSSLHPLVDSKSLLGQSRLEPSDLRERLGLIQEDVASSCIPRDKFSPTQDRPESSTVLKDTPGVLLKERSGVGSPPGTRDQKTLLPNSSQDELMEVEKSEQPLSQVLPSLSPEHKEMPASNFESSPEIEERPAVLSALDQSQSQPTKAAENPAVASCWGGPQVSPEHKELSHSPPRENSFESSLEFRNSGPVSEVNTGFSPEVKEELNGPSLNQTEADPSLDVKEQSTRSSRRSSSELSPEVVEKVGMFSSQSVSSPVLETVQQRTPSRERSSSVSSPELKDGLPRTPSRRSRSGSSPGLRDGSGTPSRHSLSGSSPGIKDTPQTPSRGQSECDSSPEPKALPQTPRARSHSPLSPERNNKSVTPQRERSGSESSVEQKTVARISPGQRSRSGSSQELDGKPSASPQERSESDSSPDSKPKTRTPLRQRSHSGSSPEVDSKSRHSPRLSRSGSSPEMKDKPRVLQRAQSGTDSSPEHKIPAPRALPRRSRSGSSSKERGPSPEGSSSSESSPEHAPKSRTARRGSRSSIEPKTKSRTPPRRRSSRSSPELTRKARVSRRSRSASSSPETRSRTPPRRRRSPSVSSPEPTEKSRSSRRRRSVSSPRTKTTSRRGRSPSPKPRGLQRSRSRSRREKTRTTRRRDRSGSSQSTSRRRQRSRSRSRVTRRRRGGSGYHSRSPTRQESSRTSSRRRRGRSRTPLTSRKRSRSRTSPAPWKRSRSRASPATHRRSRSRTPLISRRRSRSRTSPVSRRRSRSVNRRRSRSRASPVSRRRSRSRTPPVTRRRSRSRTPTTRRRSRSRTPPVTRRRSRSRTPPVTRRRSRSRTSPVTRRRSRSRTSPVTRRRSRSRTSPVTRRRSRSRTSPVTRRRSRSRTPPAIRRRSRSRTPLLPRKRSRSRSPLAIRRRSRSRTPRAARGKRSLTRSPPAIRRRSASGSSSDRSRSATPPATRNHSGSRTPPVALSSSRMSCFSRPSMSPTPLDRCRSPGMLEPLGSARTPMSVLQQAGGSMMDGPGPRIPDHPRSSVPENHAQSRIALALTAISLGTARPPPSMSAAGLAARMSQVPAPVPLMSLRTAPAANLASRIPAASAAAMNLASARTSAMPASVNLADSRTPAAAAAMNLASPRTAVAPSAVNLADPRTPAASAVNLAGARTPAALAALSLSGSGTPPTAANYPSSSRTPQAPTPANLVGPRSAHGTAPVNIAGSRAPAALAPTNLSGSRMAPALSGANLTSPRVPLSAYERVSGRTSPLLLDRARSRTPPSAPSQSRMTSERERAPSPASRMVQASSQSLLPPAQDRPRSPVPSAFSDQSRSVAQTTPVAGSQSLSSGTVAKSTSSASDHNGMLSGPAPGVSHAEGGEPPASTGAQQPSALAALQPAKERRSSSSSSSSSSSSSSSSSSSSSSSSSGSSSSDSEGSSLPAQPEVALKRVPSPTPVPKEAVREGRPQEPTPAKRKRRSSSSSSSSSSSSSSSSSSSSSSSSSSSSSSSSSSSSSSSSSSPSPAKPGPQALPKPASPKKPPPGERRSRSPRKPIDSLRDSRSLSYSPVERRQPSPQPSPRDQQSERVSWRGQRGDSHSPGHKRRKETPSPRSNRHRSSRSP, encoded by the exons ATGTACAACGGGATCGGGCTGCCGACGCCCCGGGGCAGCGGCACCAACGGCTACGTTCAGCGCAACCTGTCCCTGGTGCGGGGCCGCCGCGGTGAGCGGCCTGACTACAAGGGAGAGGAGGAACTGCGGCGCCTGGAGGCTGCCCTGGTGAAGCGACCTAATCCTGACATCCTGGACCACGAGCGCAAGCGGCGCGTGGAGCTGCGATGCCTCGAGCTGGAGGAGATGATGGAAGAGCAGGG GTACGAAGAACAGCAAATTCAGGAAAAAGTGGCGACCTTTCGACTAATGTTGCTGGAAAAGGATGTGAACCCTGGGGGCAAGGAAGAAACCCCAGGGCAGAGGCCAGT GGTAACTGAGACCCATCAGTTGGCAGAATTGAATGAGAAGAAGAATGAACGACTCCGTGCTGCCTTTGGCATCAGTGATTCTTATGTGGATGGCAGTTCTTTTGATCCTCAACGTCGTGCTCGAGAAGCTAAGCAAATGGCTCCTGAGCCTCCCAAACCATACAG CCTTGTTCGAGAGACCAGCAGTTCTCGATCACCAACTccaaagcaaaagaagaagaaaaagaagaaagatagaggACG CAGGTCAGAGAGCAGTTCTCCTCGAcgagagaggaagaagagttcaaagaagaagaagcacaG GTCAGAATCTGAGTCCAAGAAACGAAAACACAG gTCTCCTACTCCAAAGAGCAAGCGTAAATCAAAGGACAAGAAGAGAAAACG GTCTCGAAGTACAACCCCAGCTCCTAAGAGCCGTCGAGCTCATCGGTCAACTTCTGCtgactctgcttcttcctctgatACTTCTCGTAGTCG GTCTCGAAGTGCTGCTGCTAAAATTCATACAACAGCCTTGCCTGGGCAAAGTCCTCCCCTTGCTTCAGGGCATCAAGGGGAGGGAGATGCACCTTCTATTGAACCAGGTGCCACCAACATACAACAGCCTAGTAGCCCAGCTCCCTCTACAAAGCAATCTAGCAGTCCTTATGGAGACAAAGATAAGAAGGAG AAATCTGCAGTTCGACCTAGCCCCTCTCCGGAAAGGAGCAGCACAGGGCCAGAACTACCTGCCCCCACTCCGCTCCTTGTTGAGCAACATGATGACTCCCCACGACCCCTTGCAGCAATCCCGTCCAGTCAGGAGCCAGTTAACCCCTCATCTGAGGCTTCCCCAACCCGGGGCTGTTCACCACCTAAGTCTCCTGAGAAACCTCCCCAGTCGTCTTCCTCAGAGAGCTGCCCACCATCCCCTCAACCTACCAAAGTTTCTCGGCATGCCAGTTCTTCTCCTGAAAGTCTTAAACCCACACCAGCTCCTGGGTCCCGTCGAGAGATTTCTTCTTCACCCACATCTAAGAATCGCTCGCATGGCAGAGCAAAGCGGGATAAATCTCATTCTCATACCCCATCTCATAGAGCAGGCAGGTCTCGTAGTCCTGCCACTAAGAGGGGACGATCTCGATCTAGAACCCCCACCAAGAGGGGTCACTCCAGGTCCAGGTCCCCTCAGTGGCGAAGGTCACGATCTGCACAGAGGTGGGGAAAATCTAGAAGTCCCCAGAGGCGTGGCCGATCAAGGTCTCCTCAGAGGCCAGGCTGGTCCAGGAGCAGAAATACTCAGAGAAGAGGCAGGTCTAGGTCAGCAAGGCGAGGCAGATCACATTCTAGATCTCCAGCCACTAGGGGCAGATCCCGGTCTAGAACACCATCTAGAAGGGGTAGGTCTCGGTCTAGAACCCCTGCCAGGCGGAGATCAAGATCCAGAACACCCACCAGGCGTAGGTCTCGGTCTAGAACACCAGCTCGCAGGGGCAGGTCTAGATCAAGAACGCCCGCTCGGCGCAGGTCTAGGACACGATCACCAGTTCGAAGGAGGTCTCGAAGTAGATCCCAAGCTAGGAGAAGTGGTAGGTCTAGGTCCAGAACACCAGCCAGGAGAAGTGGCAGGTCACGGTCTAGAACGCCAGCCAGGAGAGGTCGGTCACGGTCTAGAACGCCAGCCAGAAGAAGCGGTCGATCTCGGTCTAGAACACCAGCCAGGAGAGGGAGGTCACGGTCCAGGACACCAGCACGACGACGATCTCGAAGTAGAAGTCTTGTGAGACGTGGAAGATCTCACTCTAGAACACCACAGAGAAGAGGACGATCTGGCTCATCCTCAGAGAGGAAGAACAAATCTAGAACATCTCAGAGGAGAAGCAGATCCAACTCAAGCCCAGAAATGAAAAAATCTCATGTTTCCTCAAGACGGAGCAGGTCTCTTTCTTCACCACGATCCAAAGCAAAATCTTTAAGGAGAAGCCTTTCAGGTTCCTCTCCATGTCCTAAACAAAAGTCACAGACACCAACCAGGAGAAGTCGTTCTGGTTCTTCGCCACCTAAACAGAAGTCAAAAACACCACCAAGACAGAGTCACTCAAATTCTCCTCAGCTTAAAGTAAAATCTGGAACACCACCAAGACCAGGATCTGTAACAAACATGCAGGCTGATGAATGCACTGCAACACCACAGAGACAGAGCCGTTCTGAATCATCACCTGATGGTGAGGTAAGATCAAGGACCCCATCAAGACAAAGCTGCTCTGGGTGTTCTCCTCGAGTGAAATCTAGCACACCTCCAAAACAGAGCCCATGTAGGTCATCATCTCCACAACCTAAAGTGAAGGCAGTAATATCACCAAGACGAAGAAGCCATTCTAGCTCTTCTTCTCCAAGTCCTAGTAGAGTGACATCTAGGACACCTCAGAGGAAAAGCAGATCAGTATCTCCCTGCCCCAAGGTAGACTCTAGACACAGCCATTCCAGATCCTCCTCACCAGATACCAAAATGGAATTGGGAACACCACTGAGACACTCAGGTTCTACATCACCATATCCAAAAAGCATGCTCCAGACTCCACCAGATCAACATCTTTCTGGATCAAAGtcaccctgtctccaaaagtcTAGGGATTCACCAACAGGAAGCTCTGGATCTTTTCCCCTCTGTCCAGGTGTAATACCTAGTAGTAtattaccaggagagagctgtttTAGCTCATTTGTACAACAGAAAGGACACACTCAAACTTGGCCAGATACTTCAAGTCCAGAAGTCATACCGACTCACGTGGAATCTCCATTGCTGCAGAACAAATCTCAAACATCTCCTAAGGGTAGCCTTTCCAGATCTTCATCTCCAGTCACTGAGCTGACAGCCAGATCACCAGTAAAACAAGATAAAAGTGAAATATCAACAGAGCCAAAGCTGAAGTCAGGAATGTCTCCTGAGCAGAATAAGACTAACCCTGACTCTAGCCTACATCCATTAGTAGACTCTAAATCTCTTCTGGGACAGAGCAGATTGGAGCCTTCTGATTTAAGAGAGAGACTGGGTTTAATTCAAGAGGATGTTGCATCATCTTGTATACCAAGAGACAAATTTAGTCCTACACAAGATAGGCCTGAGTCTTCCACAGTACTGAAAGACACACCTGGAGTActattaaaagaaagaagtggAGTTGGGTCACCTCCAGGCACAAGAGATCAAAAAACTTTGTTACCTAATTCAAGTCAAGATGAAttaatggaagtagaaaaatctGAGCAACCTTTAAGCCAAGTTCTACCCAGTTTATCTCCAGAACATAAAGAAATGCCTGCAAGTAACTTTGAGTCATCTCCTGAAATAGAAGAAAGGCCTGCTGTATTGTCTGCTCTTGACCAAAGCCAGTCACAGCCTACAAAAGCAGCAGAAAATCCTGCAGTGGCTTCCTGTTGGGGTGGGCCACAAGTTTCTCCAGAGCATAAAGAACTATCTCATTCTCCCCCTAGGGAGAATAGCTTTGAGTCATCCTTAGAATTTAGAAACTCAGGCCCTGTTTCAGAAGTAAATACTGGATTTTCTCCTGAGGTTAAAGAAGAATTGAATGGACCATCCCTTAATCAAACAGAGGCAGATCCATCTCTGGACGTGAAAGAACAGTCGACAAGGTCTTCCAGGCGCAGCAGTTCTGAGTTATCcccagaagtagtggaaaaggTAGGAATGTTTTCAAGTCAGAGTGTTTCTTCGCCTGTACTTGAGACTGTACAACAAAGAACACCTTCAAGAGAAAGAAGTAGTTCTGTATCTTCTCCTGAACTGAAAGATGGTTTACCTAGAACTCCATCTAGAAGAAGCCGGTCTGGGTCTTCTCCAGGACTTAGAGATGGGTCTGGGACTCCGTCTCGGCATAGCCTATCTGGGTCCTCTCCTGGGATCAAAGATACACCTCAAACCCCATCCAGGGGACAAAGTGAATGTGACTCTTCTCCAGAACCTAAAGCGTTGCCTCAGACTCCTAGAGCCCGAAGTCATTCTCCATTATCCCCAGAACGCAACAACAAGAGTGTCACCcctcagagagaaagaagtgggTCAGAATCATCAGTAGAACAGAAAACTGTGGCTAGGATCTCTCCTGGACAAAGGAGTCGATCTGGGTCTTCCCAAGAGCTTGATGGAAAACCCAGTGCATCCCCACAGGAAAGAAGTGAGTCAGACTCTTCTCCAGATTCTAAACCCAAGACTCGAACTCCTCTGAGACAACGGAGTCATTCTGGATCATCTCCAGAGGTTGACAGCAAATCTCGACACTCTCCCAGGCTCAGTAGGTCTGGCTCTTCTCCTGAAATGAAAGATAAGCcaagagtgctacagagggctcAGAGTGGTACTGATTCTTCTCCTGAACACAAGATACCTGCCCCTCGGGCCCTGCCCAGGCGTAGTAGATCAGGTTCATCAAGCAAAGAGAGAGGTCCTTCCCCTGAAGGAAGCAGTAGTTCTGAGTCTTCTCCAGAACACGCCCCCAAATCCAGAACTGCTCGAAGAGGTTCCAGGTCCTCAATAGAGCCAAAGACAAAGTCTCGCACACCACCTCGACGCAGGAGTTCTCGATCATCTCCTGAGCTAACCAGGAAGGCTAGAGTTTCTCGTAGAAGCCGGTCTGCCTCCTCCTCACCAGAAACCCGTTCCAGAACTCCACCGAGACGCAGAAGAAGTCCTTCAGTATCTTCACCAGAGCCAACTGAAAAGTCAAGGTCTTCACGGAGGAGGCGCTCGGTTTCCTCTCCCCGTACCAAGACAACTTCAAGGAGAGGCCGATCTCCTTCACCCAAACCTCGTGGACTCCAAAGATCCCGGTCCCGCTCACGTAGAGAGAAAACCAGAACAACTCGACGGCGAGATAGATCTGGATCATCTCAGTCAACATCACGAAGAAGACAGAGGAGTCGGTCTAGGTCACGGGTTACTCGGAGACGGAGGGGTGGCTCTGGTTACCATTCAAGATCACCTACCAGGCAGGAGAGTTCTCGAACCTCCTCTAGACGCAGAAGAGGCCGCTCCCGGACACCCTTGACCAGTCGGAAGCGATCTCGATCACGCACATCACCAGCTCCTTGGAAGCGCTCTAGATCTCGAGCCTCACCAGCTACCCATCGGCGATCCAGGTCCAGAACACCACTGATAAGCCGACGTCGGTCCAGATCTCGGACCTCACCTGTGAGTAGGAGACGGTCAAGGTCAGTAAATAGGCGTAGATCTCGATCAAGAGCATCCCCAGTGAGTCGCAGGCGATCCAGGTCCAGAACACCACCAGTAACTCGACGTCGTTCAAGGTCCAGGACACCAACAACTCGCCGTCGCTCTCGTTCTAGGACTCCTCCAGTGACTCGCAGAAGGTCCAGGTCCAGGACTCCACCAGTAACCAGGAGGCGATCTAGGAGTAGAACTTCACCTGTTACTAGAAGAAGATCAAGATCTAGGACATCCCCAGTTACCCGGAGAAGATCGAGGTCTCGAACATCTCCAGTCACCCGTAGGCGGTCCCGTTCCCGAACCTCTCCAGTGACAAGACGCCGCTCCAGGTCTCGAACTCCTCCAGCGATTCGGAGACGCTCTAGGTCTAGGACACCATTGTTGCCACGGAAGCGCTCTCGAAGCCGCTCACCACTTGCTATCCGCCGCCGTTCTAGGTCTCGTACTCCTAGGGCAGCACGAGGCAAGCGGTCCTTAACAAGATCTCCTCCAGCCATCCGTAGGCGGTCTGCATCTGGAAGTAGTTCTGATCGCTCACGTTCTGCCACTCCTCCAGCAACAAGGAATCATTCTGGGTCCCGGACACCTCCTGTAGCACTCAGTAGCTCTAGAATGAGTTGCTTTAGTCGTCCTAGCATGTCACCAACTCCTCTTGACCGATGTAGATCACCTGGAATGCTTGAACCCCTTGGAAGTGCTAGAACACCTATGTCTGTGCTCCAGCAAGCAGGTGGCTCCATGATGGATGGTCCAGGTCCTCGGATTCCTGATCACCCAAGATCATCTGTTCCAGAAAACCATGCTCAGTCTAGAATTGCACTTGCCTTGACAGCCATCAGTCTTGGCACTGCCCGGCCACCTCCATCCATGTCTGCTGCTGGCCTTGCTGCAAGAATGTCCCAGGTTCCAGCTCCTGTACCTCTCATGAGCCTTAGAACAGCCCCAGCTGCCAACCTTGCCAGCAGGATTCCAGCAGCATCTGCAGCAGCTATGAACCTTGCTAGTGCCAGGACATCTGCTATGCCAGCATCTGTGAACCTTGCTGACTCAAGAACACCAGCTGCTGCAGCAGCCATGAACTTAGCCAGCCCTAGAACAGCAGTGGCTCCTTCAGCTGTGAACCTTGCAGATCCTCGAACCCCTGCAGCTTCAGCTGTGAACCTAGCAGGAGCAAGAACACCAGCTGCATTAGCAGCTTTGAGTCTCTCAGGCTCTGGGACACCTCCAACTGCTGCAAATTATCCCTCCAGTTCCAGAACACCCCAGGCTCCAACCCCTGCAAACCTGGTGGGTCCTCGATCTGCACATGGCACAGCTCCTGTGAATATTGCTGGCTCTAGAGCCCCTGCAGCCTTGGCTCCTACAAATCTCTCCGGTTCCAGGATGGCTCCAGCATTGTCTGGTGCaaatctcaccagccccagggtgCCCCTTTCTGCTTATGAGCGTGTCAGTGGCAGAACCTCACCTTTATTGCTTGATCGAGCTAGGTCCAGAACACCACCATCTGCCCCAAGCCAGTCTAGAATGACCTCTGAGCGTGAGCGGGCTCCTTCCCCTGCTTCAAGAATGGTCCAGGCTTCTTCGcagtctcttctccctcctgcacaGGATCGACCTCGGTCCCCTGTGCCATCTGCTTTTTCAGACCAATCTCGTTCAGTTGCCCAGACCACTCCTGTAGCAGGGTCTCAGTCCCTTTCATCCGGGACTGTAGCAAAGTCCACATCTTCTGCTAGTGACCACAATGGCATGCTTTCTGGCCCTGCCCCTGGGGTGTCCCATGCTGAAGGTGGggagccacctgcctctactgGGGCCCAGCAGCCTTCTGCATTGGCTGCTCTGCAACCAGCTAAGGAACGCCGgagctcttcctcctcttcatcatcatctagttcctcttcctcttcctcttcatcatcgtcatcctcttcttcctctggctcCAGTTCTAGTGACTCAGAGGGCTCCAGCCTTCCTGCTCAACCTGAGGTGGCACTGAAAAG ggttcccagccccaccccagtcCCAAAGGAGGCTGTTAGAGAGGGACGTCCTCAGGAACCAACCCCGGCCAAAAGGAAGAGGCGCTCTAGCAGCTCCAGttccagttcctcctcctcctcttcctcctcctcttcctcctcttcatcttcctcctcttcctcctcctcttcttcctcttcctcctcctcttcctcttcttcttcctcctccccctcccctgctaaGCCTGGCCCTCAGGCATTACCCAAACCTGCAAGCCCCAAGAAGCCACCCCCTGGCGAGAGGAG